From one Xylanibacillus composti genomic stretch:
- a CDS encoding D-2-hydroxyacid dehydrogenase, with product MTRKLVFLMSLTPEDAEEIRQIAPGWEIAAGRVQDLPVSQLKEAEVVVGWHSLVEEHCFEADAKLRWVQSWGAGVDGYPFAKFADKGAVLTCARGVHPFPISESVYAMMLGLTRRVHYSIRNQLQRKWQREEGSEMHGKTVGIVGVGAIGTEIAKIAKVFGMRVLGIKRNPTPVANVDALYKPEDLNKMVAECDYIVNALPLTKETAKMFGPAQFAAMKPTAFYISIGRGGTTDTDAVYEALRTRAIAGAGLDVFDPEPLPADHPLWALDNVIITAHNANSTIHYGERAMDIFKENLRSYVRSGTPAMNVVDLKAGY from the coding sequence ATGACGCGAAAACTTGTATTTCTGATGTCGCTTACACCGGAGGATGCGGAAGAAATCCGCCAGATCGCGCCGGGCTGGGAAATTGCTGCAGGAAGGGTTCAGGATCTGCCGGTTTCGCAGCTGAAGGAGGCGGAGGTGGTCGTCGGCTGGCATTCGCTAGTCGAGGAGCATTGCTTCGAGGCGGATGCCAAGCTGCGCTGGGTGCAGAGCTGGGGCGCTGGCGTGGACGGGTATCCGTTCGCCAAGTTTGCCGACAAGGGCGCTGTGCTGACATGTGCGAGGGGCGTGCATCCCTTTCCGATTTCCGAATCGGTCTATGCGATGATGCTCGGCCTTACCCGGAGGGTGCATTATTCTATCCGCAATCAGCTGCAGCGCAAGTGGCAGCGTGAGGAAGGAAGCGAAATGCACGGCAAGACTGTCGGCATCGTCGGTGTAGGCGCGATTGGCACGGAAATTGCCAAGATCGCGAAGGTGTTCGGCATGCGGGTGCTCGGCATCAAGCGGAACCCGACGCCTGTGGCGAATGTCGATGCCCTGTATAAGCCGGAGGACTTGAACAAGATGGTCGCGGAATGCGATTACATCGTCAATGCCTTGCCGTTAACGAAGGAAACTGCCAAGATGTTCGGCCCAGCGCAATTTGCGGCGATGAAGCCGACGGCCTTCTATATCAGCATCGGCAGAGGCGGAACGACAGATACAGACGCGGTATATGAGGCGCTGCGAACCCGTGCGATTGCAGGAGCGGGACTCGACGTATTCGATCCGGAGCCGTTGCCGGCTGACCATCCGCTGTGGGCCCTCGACAACGTAATCATCACGGCGCATAACGCCAATTCCACGATTCATTACGGCGAGCGCGCGATGGACATCTTCAAGGAAAATCTTCGCTCATACGTTCGCAGCGGCACGCCTGCGATGAATGTGGTAGACTTGAAGGCAGGCTACTGA
- a CDS encoding AGE family epimerase/isomerase, giving the protein MRTLPDFRSRAFLKEQIFRTLDFYYPRCVDHERGGFFNSFRDDGTIADNRIKHLVGTTRFIYVFSVGALLGGPGWCIEMAERGLRFLRDSHADTEHGGFYNELNGLEVADDSKQGYGHAHVMLAASVAYRAGLLSAGEWIDSTFDLLEKHAWLSEHELYADEFHNDWSHASCKRGQNANMHLCEAMIYAYEATKERKYLDRAVTLARRVVLHLAAQTDGLIWETFHDDWTPDRSRETRTRYGTYGILTGHLTEWSKLLVMLSRYQEEDWMLPKAEYLFRTAVNRGWDSKHGGLNYSLDIDGTVLNGNKSWWVAAESIGAAAVLLQKTGDSFYAQWYLRLWEHVWMHLIDHKYGAWYADLSPANARTTDLKSPFHKTDYHPISAMYAGYQVMPQDTE; this is encoded by the coding sequence ATGCGTACCTTACCGGATTTTCGAAGCCGCGCCTTCTTGAAGGAGCAAATTTTCCGCACATTGGACTTTTATTACCCCAGGTGCGTCGATCACGAGCGCGGCGGTTTTTTCAACAGCTTTCGTGACGACGGCACGATTGCGGATAACCGAATCAAGCACTTGGTCGGCACGACACGCTTTATTTATGTGTTCAGCGTCGGCGCGCTGCTGGGCGGCCCGGGATGGTGCATCGAAATGGCCGAGCGAGGGCTTCGTTTTTTGCGCGATTCTCATGCGGATACCGAACACGGCGGCTTTTACAATGAACTGAACGGCCTGGAGGTGGCAGACGACTCGAAGCAAGGCTACGGCCACGCCCATGTCATGCTGGCTGCCTCCGTCGCTTATCGGGCCGGACTGTTGTCTGCGGGAGAGTGGATCGACTCTACCTTCGACCTGCTGGAGAAGCATGCTTGGTTGAGCGAGCATGAACTTTATGCCGATGAATTTCATAACGATTGGTCGCATGCTTCCTGCAAGCGGGGGCAGAACGCGAACATGCACCTCTGCGAGGCGATGATCTACGCTTATGAAGCTACGAAGGAACGCAAGTACTTGGATCGGGCTGTCACCTTGGCGAGAAGAGTCGTCCTGCATCTGGCCGCTCAGACAGACGGCTTGATCTGGGAAACCTTCCACGACGACTGGACGCCCGACAGGTCGAGGGAGACGCGAACCCGTTATGGCACGTATGGCATTCTCACTGGCCATCTGACCGAATGGAGCAAGCTGCTGGTGATGCTCAGCCGCTATCAGGAGGAAGACTGGATGCTGCCGAAAGCCGAGTATTTGTTTCGCACGGCTGTAAACCGCGGATGGGATTCGAAGCATGGCGGGTTGAACTATTCCCTTGACATCGACGGCACCGTACTGAATGGGAACAAAAGCTGGTGGGTCGCCGCCGAGTCGATCGGCGCGGCAGCCGTGCTGCTGCAAAAAACCGGCGATTCCTTCTATGCCCAGTGGTATCTTAGATTATGGGAGCATGTATGGATGCATCTGATTGATCATAAGTATGGCGCATGGTACGCGGATTTAAGCCCGGCCAATGCGCGTACGACCGATTTGAAAAGCCCTTTTCACAAAACAGACTATCATCCGATCAGCGCGATGTACGCAGGCTATCAGGTGATGCCTCAAGATACCGAATAA
- a CDS encoding AraC family transcriptional regulator: MGAFRRGRRAGKYLKKLLLTIAVVMVAIVVAVSSVMYYGAEKAMVELNLTANQKMLSQLKFNIDYMNENLKSVVMTQYFDNRNYPLMNAEHIEAFEMLSRLQNLDRIVNSSPFLHSIVMYNAIQDQYYTGGRMEMFPESDPILSEIDRYRQQHQDIPKLRLIPLKGKGPQEEGEPEADVFAMFMYEGNAGYSPQKSMLVVNIQAEWLFDNLNLLNAFVDNERGTIGIMDQHGYMFYPTIDNLPLEPDFKTSVRQRIQSEGLDSNQFVEWDGKELQVVTYMDTGLNDWKMIIVQPYKSLLQRIDELKQTALWLIFGFILAAIACSIFISRRLYRPIRRLVQHIRPASQFHLDGHPADSSAWKDELRYIEHAYKGMLTSLQSIQRAHDEHRAIVRSYYARTIVLEGPSLSQAAFEQQIRKQQLCIEPRGVYRLVALQMDEAARFRDSYSAAEQKLLRFALRNIAEHVFSAAGQVEWIEGKEDWAVLLLSAEEGLEEPPLVLHAQRVQEALRKYYRLSLTVTLGDLERDYRALSGSCGRLEDRSLYRMVSGHGSVITPGMVQTNVAEAEGEMQTLNSLEKKMADAIRMNHKAEAEEGLEEALSCMRKLPPDQLMHSLLALLTHIRHALSEVNKNRLQAIHIGWNRYIREVTELETLADAHMLFAQLLTEIADKQANEQKDTHRVLVETIKEIIETRYADLNLSLQTIADALGMSPAYVSRVFRKAESVAIHAYIRETRLQHALRLLETSDSPIADIMERVGYGNVSNFFRHFKKRYGTTPKEYRLKRSIENHSSTPEKE, translated from the coding sequence GTGGGCGCATTTCGCAGGGGACGACGAGCCGGGAAGTACCTGAAGAAGCTGCTGCTCACCATCGCTGTGGTCATGGTGGCCATCGTGGTGGCTGTATCCAGCGTGATGTACTATGGCGCGGAGAAGGCTATGGTCGAATTGAATCTGACGGCGAATCAGAAGATGCTGTCCCAATTGAAGTTCAATATCGATTACATGAACGAGAACCTGAAGAGCGTCGTGATGACGCAGTATTTCGACAATCGCAACTACCCCCTTATGAATGCGGAACACATAGAAGCATTTGAGATGCTGTCCAGATTGCAGAATCTGGATCGCATTGTCAATTCTTCGCCGTTCCTCCATTCCATCGTCATGTACAATGCGATCCAGGACCAGTACTATACCGGGGGACGCATGGAGATGTTCCCGGAGAGCGATCCGATCTTGTCTGAGATTGATCGCTATAGACAACAGCATCAGGATATTCCCAAGCTGCGGCTGATTCCGCTGAAGGGGAAAGGCCCTCAGGAGGAAGGCGAACCGGAGGCCGATGTATTCGCCATGTTCATGTATGAAGGGAATGCGGGCTATTCCCCGCAGAAAAGCATGCTTGTGGTCAACATTCAGGCAGAGTGGCTGTTCGATAACTTGAACCTGTTGAATGCTTTTGTGGACAACGAACGCGGAACCATCGGCATAATGGACCAGCATGGCTATATGTTCTATCCGACAATCGACAATCTGCCGCTGGAGCCGGACTTCAAGACGAGCGTGCGGCAGCGTATTCAAAGCGAAGGCTTGGACTCGAACCAATTCGTTGAATGGGACGGCAAGGAACTGCAAGTTGTCACTTATATGGATACAGGGCTGAACGATTGGAAAATGATTATCGTCCAGCCCTACAAGTCTTTGCTGCAGCGCATCGACGAATTGAAACAGACGGCATTATGGCTGATCTTCGGCTTCATTCTCGCGGCTATCGCTTGTTCGATTTTCATCTCCCGCCGCTTGTATCGGCCGATCCGACGGCTTGTGCAGCATATTCGCCCCGCCTCCCAGTTCCATCTCGATGGCCACCCTGCCGATTCATCCGCATGGAAGGATGAGCTGCGTTATATTGAGCACGCTTACAAAGGCATGCTCACCAGCCTGCAGTCCATCCAGCGGGCCCACGACGAGCACCGCGCGATTGTGCGGAGTTATTATGCCAGGACCATTGTGCTGGAAGGCCCCTCCTTGTCACAGGCGGCGTTCGAACAGCAAATCCGCAAGCAGCAGCTTTGCATTGAGCCGCGGGGGGTGTACCGCCTAGTTGCGCTGCAGATGGATGAAGCTGCTCGCTTCCGCGACTCTTACAGCGCGGCTGAGCAGAAGCTGCTGCGTTTCGCGCTCCGCAACATTGCAGAGCATGTGTTTTCTGCAGCGGGACAGGTCGAGTGGATCGAAGGGAAGGAAGACTGGGCCGTGCTGCTGCTCAGCGCCGAGGAAGGGTTGGAGGAACCGCCCCTTGTTCTGCACGCACAAAGGGTGCAGGAAGCGCTGCGCAAGTATTATCGGCTCTCGCTGACGGTTACGCTGGGCGATCTGGAACGCGATTACCGGGCTTTGTCGGGCAGCTGCGGCAGGCTGGAGGACAGGAGCTTGTACCGAATGGTCAGCGGACATGGCTCTGTCATAACACCTGGCATGGTCCAGACGAATGTGGCAGAGGCGGAAGGGGAGATGCAGACGCTGAACTCCCTGGAGAAGAAAATGGCCGATGCCATCCGCATGAACCACAAGGCAGAGGCAGAAGAGGGGCTGGAAGAAGCATTAAGCTGCATGCGCAAGCTTCCGCCCGATCAGCTGATGCACAGCCTGCTTGCGCTCCTGACCCATATTCGCCATGCGTTAAGCGAAGTGAACAAGAACAGGCTGCAGGCTATTCATATTGGCTGGAACCGCTATATTCGGGAAGTGACAGAGCTCGAAACATTGGCAGACGCGCATATGCTGTTCGCCCAGTTGCTTACGGAAATCGCTGATAAGCAAGCGAATGAGCAGAAGGACACGCACAGAGTGCTGGTCGAGACGATTAAGGAAATCATCGAAACCCGTTATGCTGACCTGAACCTCAGTTTGCAGACGATTGCCGATGCGTTGGGGATGTCCCCGGCTTATGTGAGCCGCGTATTCCGCAAGGCCGAGTCGGTGGCCATTCATGCGTATATTCGCGAGACGCGCCTCCAGCACGCGCTTCGCCTGCTGGAGACAAGCGACAGCCCGATTGCGGACATTATGGAGCGTGTCGGGTATGGCAATGTCAGCAATTTTTTCCGTCATTTCAAGAAGCGGTATGGCACCACCCCCAAGGAATATCGATTGAAAAGATCGATTGAAAATCATAGCAGTACGCCCGAGAAGGAATAA